One genomic segment of Blastopirellula marina includes these proteins:
- a CDS encoding phage portal protein encodes MSKQPTPGGLFSSAKNAILRKFGFNAAESSTKRKSAPGGTRDEDDELTPAARTRLVANGRDALQNWSIAGFMVRKHLDFVTGHTFQAKTPDKGFNRALEEWVEEVSKAEHFDQSEEHDREQYTRMAEARRIVDGDIGNLKLSSGHIQAIENDRIKDPGRGAPVPYDQVPEWRHGVRKVNNKAVAYAIHRRTGNGGLTFERIVPANRMYLYAYRDGTMRFDSSRGVSALAPALNDLRDVAENQGHALAKMKVAQLFGLKMTRNGEGSPAPTTSTDATDRQGNTKRKHKIDFGNGPVFLDLNPGEDAEFLENKTPSMEFQAFMQATISVALKCIDIPFSFYDEAYTNFFGSRAALLLYLKSCNQKRRSVQAWNSHWFEWRFAMGHARREIIPPRSLVDGFKYAWVPDGLPWWRPSEEIAADIRAIGAGVKTRGDVTMAHFGRTFEDTAELLEAEENIIRGKQINIYESPALDTAAAGQVASSTGFGSLNPATIEALAAAVVNRLEMEKR; translated from the coding sequence ATGAGCAAGCAACCCACCCCGGGCGGTTTGTTCAGCTCGGCAAAAAACGCGATTCTCCGCAAGTTTGGTTTCAATGCCGCCGAAAGCAGCACGAAACGCAAGTCTGCACCTGGTGGCACTCGCGACGAGGACGACGAACTGACGCCGGCGGCACGCACGCGGCTTGTCGCCAACGGCCGCGACGCGCTGCAAAACTGGTCGATCGCCGGGTTTATGGTGCGCAAGCACCTGGATTTCGTCACGGGGCATACCTTCCAAGCTAAGACGCCCGACAAGGGGTTTAATCGAGCGTTGGAAGAATGGGTCGAAGAAGTCTCCAAAGCCGAGCACTTCGACCAAAGCGAGGAACACGACCGCGAACAATACACCCGCATGGCCGAGGCCCGCCGTATTGTCGACGGCGATATCGGCAATCTGAAGCTTTCCAGCGGCCACATTCAGGCCATCGAAAACGACCGCATCAAAGACCCCGGCCGCGGTGCCCCAGTGCCCTACGATCAAGTGCCGGAGTGGCGACATGGCGTGCGGAAGGTGAACAACAAGGCGGTTGCCTATGCAATTCACCGACGAACCGGCAACGGCGGTCTCACATTCGAGCGAATCGTGCCGGCCAATCGCATGTACCTGTACGCCTACCGAGACGGCACGATGCGGTTCGATTCGAGCCGCGGCGTTTCCGCATTGGCCCCCGCGCTTAACGACCTTCGCGACGTTGCCGAAAACCAGGGGCACGCCCTGGCGAAAATGAAGGTCGCTCAGTTGTTCGGTTTGAAGATGACCCGCAACGGCGAGGGCTCGCCAGCTCCAACCACGAGCACCGATGCGACCGACAGACAAGGTAACACGAAGCGGAAACACAAAATCGACTTCGGCAACGGGCCGGTCTTTCTCGACCTGAACCCTGGCGAAGATGCCGAGTTTTTGGAAAACAAAACGCCGTCGATGGAATTCCAGGCCTTCATGCAGGCCACGATCAGCGTGGCGTTGAAGTGCATCGACATTCCATTCAGCTTCTACGACGAAGCTTACACCAATTTCTTCGGCAGCCGCGCAGCCTTGCTGCTCTATCTGAAGTCTTGCAACCAGAAACGCCGCAGTGTTCAGGCGTGGAATTCTCACTGGTTCGAGTGGCGGTTTGCGATGGGGCACGCCCGCCGCGAAATCATCCCGCCGCGTAGCTTGGTCGACGGCTTCAAATACGCCTGGGTGCCGGACGGTTTGCCATGGTGGCGACCAAGCGAAGAAATCGCCGCCGATATCCGAGCGATCGGTGCCGGCGTGAAGACACGCGGCGACGTCACGATGGCCCACTTCGGCCGCACGTTCGAGGACACGGCCGAGCTGCTCGAAGCGGAAGAAAACATTATCCGCGGAAAGCAAATCAACATTTACGAATCGCCCGCCCTCGATACGGCCGCCGCCGGCCAGGTGGCCAGCTCGACCGGGTTCGGCAGTCTCAACCCAGCCACGATTGAAGCCTTGGCCGCGGCCGTGGTCAACCGCCTCGAAATGGAGAAGCGTTAA